In one Amyelois transitella isolate CPQ chromosome 22, ilAmyTran1.1, whole genome shotgun sequence genomic region, the following are encoded:
- the LOC106132009 gene encoding uncharacterized protein LOC106132009: MDPLKILCIYEAYSEDTEDDARKRSWVNPLNSERLICGQFHTLYERVCANPDMFKNYYHMPLHVFQELLHHVKPFITKSDTNMRLAISPEERLIITLKYLAKGIDLNTISEDFLIGRSTAYDIVKHTCIQIWNVLQPNEMPEPNESIWNSNSELFYKKTNFPNCVGAIDGKHVRIKSPSHSGSNYYNYKKYFSIVLMAVADANCCFTTINVGDYGKESDNSIFRKSTLGQKFFRNDLNLPEDKNLPNYTNEPQPFVFVGDEAFGLHRNMMRPYPNRNLDRNKRIFNYRLSRARRCVECAFGILTNKWRVLHSSMQVNPDFAIDIVKATCVLHNFVRRRVGAKFDDEFLKCPLQCIQQISNGRRSSSSAIVTRDFFKNYFVCEVGALPWQNRINSVF, from the exons ATGGAtccattgaaaatattgtgtaTTTACGAAGCATATTCAGAAGATACTGAAGATGATGCCAGAAAAAGAAGCTGGGTAAACCCACTCAATAGTGAGAGGCTGATATGTGGACAGTTCCATACATTATATGAACGTGTATGTGCAAATCCAGATATGTTTAAAAACTACTACCATATGCCATTACATGTTTTTCAAGAATTATTACATCACGTAAAACCTTTTATTACTAAATCGGACACAAATATGAGACTAGCCATCAGCCCAGAGGAAAGATTAATAATAACACTCAA gtatcTTGCCAAAGgtattgatttaaatacaataagtGAAGACTTCTTGATTGGGCGTTCTACTGCGTATGATATCGTCAAACATACCTGTATACAAATATGGAATGTACTTCAGCCTAATGAAATGCCAGAACCGAATGAATCTATTTGGAATTCGAACTCCGagcttttttataagaaaactaaTTTTCCAAATTGCGTTGGGGCAATAGATGGTAAACACGTCAGAATAAAATCACCTTCACACAGTGGTtcgaattattataattataagaaatactTCTCCATCGTGTTAATGGCTGTGGCAGATGCAAACTGTTGTTTTACAACGATTAATGTTGGTGATTATGGAAAAGAATCCGATAACTCTATATTCAGAAAGTCTACATTAGGTCAAAAGTTTTTCagaaatgatttaaatttaccgGAAGACAAAAATTTGCCCAATTACACAAACGAACCCCaaccttttgtttttgttggagATGAGGCGTTTGGTTTACACAGAAATATGATGCGCCCATATCCTAACAGAAACCTAGATAGAAACAaacgtatttttaattatcgtCTTAGTAGAGCGCGACGATGTGTAGAATGTGCTTTTGGcatattaacaaataaatggaGGGTACTTCACTCTTCAATGCAAGTCAACCCTGACTTTGCCATTGATATAGTTAAAGCTACATGCGTTTTGCACAATTTCGTGCGAAGGAGAGTTGGGGCTAAGTTTGACGAtgagtttttgaaatgtcCTTTACAATGTATTCAACAAATTTCAAATGGAAGAAGGTCGTCGAGTTCTGCTATAGTCACcagagatttttttaaaaattactttgtttGTGAAGTAGGAGCGTTACCCTGGCAAAATCGAATCAATTCTGTATTCTGa
- the LOC106141449 gene encoding apolipoprotein D-like gives MRSLFVCGVFLIACHGVFSHTYHLGECPVVEPMPGFEMNRLLGIWYVIQKTSTASHCITYNFTKTPEPGKYEIEQISQHFILGLTPLKHDYKYKGVLTVPDPSVPAKMKVNFPLSVAGTASYIVMSTDYTTYAAIFTCQHLPIGHRRSATILSRTKDLDRMYVDKMRQKLSSYGIDPFDLSIITQSDCPSHKQGEGVNINIDPNTFSTHNIGQAVRKTGGVIADGVEYVVDAGKKVYHKVADSKEDLTESPSARQTRNLNSDAEWLP, from the exons ATGAGGAGTTTGTTTGTGTGCGGAGTCTTCCTGATCGCCTGCCATGGAGTCTTTTCCCACACTTACCACCTGGGGGAGTGTCCGGTTGTGGAGCCTATGCCTGGCTTTGAAATGAACAGG tTGCTGGGAATATGGTACGTGATCCAGAAGACGTCGACAGCTTCTCACTGCATCACGTACAACTTCACGAAGACCCCTGAGCCCGGGAAATATGAGATAGAGCAGATCTCGCAACACTTCATACTGGGACTCACTCCGCTGAAGCACGACTACAA ataCAAAGGAGTGCTAACTGTACCTGATCCTTCGGTGCCAGCCAAAATGAAAGTCAATTTTCCACTGA GTGTCGCCGGTACAGCAAGCTACATAGTGATGTCTACAGATTACACAACGTACGCGGCCATATTTACGTGCCAGCATCTCCCGATCGGTCACAGAAGGTCTGCCACTATCCTCTCCAGGACTAAAGACTTGGATAGGATGTATGTCGATAAG atGCGTCAGAAGCTGTCTTCCTACGGCATCGATCCGTTTGACCTCTCCATCATCACGCAGAGCGACTGCCCGAGCCACAAACAAGGGGAAGGTGTAAACATCAACATCGATCCCAACACTTTCTCGACGCATAACATCGGGCAGGCGGTGAGGAAGACCGGAGGTGTGATTG cTGATGGAGTAGAATATGTCGTAGATGCTGGCAAGAAGGTATACCACAAGGTGGCAGATAGCAAAGAGGACCTCACAGAATCACCTTCTGCAAGACAGACTAGGAATTTGAACTCTGATGCGGAATGGCTACCTTGA
- the LOC106140702 gene encoding fatty acid synthase-like, whose product MTPVPQEPVQHEAASSDRVVISGMSGLYPNAHNVEELSEILYNKVNPITADHKRWTYNHPEGAQHIGAAPDLTLFDSQFFKVHRRLGNNMDPMGRKILEESYKAIYDAGLSPEHLSGKKVGVYIGTCFSESEKACFYVASSRTGFGIAGCSKTMFANRVSYWLNAKGPSHAIDQACCSSTAAVEEAYKAIKRGECEAAIAGGSGLCLHPQSSIHYGRITKLSKDGKTKSYDQNAEGLARSDAVSVLFLQKAQNALRIYGEVVHIKNEFLGIKEGRIGPKFGFDRNTITMAAFIKKVYDEAGIPPSVVEYVEGFGSADPEADKSELEALAAVFPRDKKEPLLLGSVTSNIGYTEAASGVTAITKVLLGYHKGELAGNLHHETPRQDVQAVRDGHVKVLDDNYKFKRSFTAINGLSTTGVNSHVVLHGNYKPKDTNRYKSSIPWLVTVSARMDTAVEKMLVQLKTRPVDPEQLALLHNIHSKAISGHLGRGFIILDTNAENKTVSLSEKADYFDDVKRPLVFVYSGMGSQWAGMGAQLMKIPIFAAAIERCNRILKPKGIDIVHIITTPEENIFDNILHSFVGIAAVQIGLTDVLKAVELVPDFIIGHSVGELGCAYADGCFTAEEMILAAYYRGLVSLQTPFIKGSMAAVGIGYQKIKDMCPPEIEVACHNGRDSCTISGPEDAMKKFVEKLTAERIFAKEVPCSNIAYHSRYIAEAGPALRKHLSEVIKTPKARSKRWLSSSVPADKWNEPSAQYSSAEYHTNNLLSPVLFEETSQLLPTNGVMIEIAPHGLLQAILKRSMPDSCTHIAMTKRGHPDNVINVLEAIGNLYVAGYVPRVSALYPKVDFPVSTGTPFLSNLVHWMHSEQWGISLYMSAQRNKIASCKFVVSYHDDDYSFLQGNVIRGKTVYPYAAALVAVWDTLAMSTGQKKKQLSVQFNDIHLYAQPILHDRRYLRIHVNLHRGTGMFEVLDGDSLVATGYIVRKIVPVKKNIVHQIPEYEGKMLQSDEVYHQLQKRDYSYSGEFLSIHDMSENCNKAHLLWSNNWTTFIDGLLQLYTLHRKTDGVSEPHLIRSMSIDVKEHFRNILHADKTTVLEADFVPEHDLMCCGGIMLESVVFRDFSPVVKEIALKSLKFVPRHRFGESDLAETLQVYLQIIIENINKSDLNIVDTIYESDSDAANEIKRILNSDTKSKLTYKQANMEMIKTLDNVDVLITKNLSKDEKLTGILHETIPRNTFIINMEDSDNTKLRPSNLYRVVSTSNHKKIRIELAKWRPLVPTTGIITITVRNHSDLSLLSTSRANLPLGHKLVILTSYPQIPGLKDLVAAWRNDTERNQIYLIAMSQDAESQCLTQLPDLDLAFNVLNNGTWGGEFYLPYIEKLSTESVAKLQSLRLGDMESLRWVEQPALKGSGIPATVHYCSFNHRDVKQAMGVSKYDEDNVRSYAMEFSGVTDSGERVMGLIPKGAASSRVLAIPELLWPVPDHWSLEDAVTVPLAYAQAIHCLFIKGALVDIENIFVHSGAGGLGQAVINLALARGSRVLTSVGSIEKKQFLLRLFPMLDENDIGNSRDHTFADMVLTRTKGKRCAMAFNTVEGALKNSTLHVTGHNGITFDFSQISNAEHYNFGMYNLIEDRAYIIMDASTLFSKMDVMKRIQKLLAEGVAQGYVVPLTRIVFPPNEATRALKLLASGNHRGRVVLKLHDFDIRGQPRIVCCPEYCHLVITDDYDYSRHWVKRLVDRGAKKIRVHSLTANSNILTEVTTWKNQDVDIGITSDGDLNNIKGVLGLLNHCVRAGPIEGIYIIDGNSKFSQKMVDNLDIVARKSCPALKYFAIVGDNKLLGQTMCKSRAKDGLPANKLIIPIKNKLSSSHLDAMEQAIRSKEPVLIANCRDNKEFCLLQQIASIAEIEIPANVDGSTTLEALGINDEKLKSLYTFLRDSYSFCYSDDKLKSLTIDRIKYLESMITESEFQEVEGLKNYFLYVDSDELLATTEMVFLPTMGSNSTMRADEFDLTQTYLCMVPGLEGHNQRFKMLCERLKLPALVLQPGLDNLQETIPEIARRYAETLLKKTELKSFFYLLGYECGVLIALEMAAILEQHGLTGTVYCIGASPEDFKQTLEKNLNNYKTKEDLQDAVAQHMFTIMGGDIKQLKDLKNYRTWDEKVQAAVRTLVGQVPHSAQYAHALIKAAYSRILQVKNYKPKPFSLRSQIVLMRAFEQQGNLQMYSKRPVIVYDLKAKMVNAAYDLQCSNIINRHLDKKLIEEFNEKNICDSYLTNGDTYMVIN is encoded by the exons ATGACGCCAGTCCCCCAGGAACCGGTGCAGCATGAGGCGGCGTCCAGCGACCGGGTGGTGATCTCCGGGATGTCTGGGCTCTACCCCAACGCTCATAATGTTGAGGAACTCTCAGAAATCTTGTATAATAAG GTGAACCCCATCACGGCGGATCACAAGAGATGGACGTACAACCACCCAGAAGGTGCCCAGCACATCGGCGCAGCCCCGGACCTCACACTGTTCGACTCACAGTTCTTCAAGGTCCATCGCAGGCTTGGCAACAACATGGATCCGATGGGACGAAAGATATTGGAGGAATCGTACAAGGCTATTTATGATGCTG GATTGAGTCCAGAACACCTTTCCGGGAAAAAGGTCGGTGTGTACATTGGAACTTGCTTTTCCGAGTCTGAAAAGGCTTGCTTTTACGTCGCTTCTTCGAGAACCGGCTTTGGCATTGCAGG ATGCAGCAAGACTATGTTTGCGAACCGCGTCTCCTATTGGTTGAATGCGAAGGGTCCATCACATGCTATTGACCAAGCGTGCTGCAGCTCAACTGCAGCAGTTGAAGAAGCTTATAAAGCTATAAAGAGAGGGGAATGTGAAGCTGCTATAGCTGGGGGTTCCGGCTTGTGTCTACATCCACAGTCTTCTATTCATTATGGAAG GATCACAAAATTATCCAAGGATGGTAAAACTAAATCTTATGATCAAAATGCTGAAGGACTTGCAAGGTCTGATGCTGTTTCCGTTTTGTTCCTTCAAAAAGCTCAGAATGCTCTAAG AATTTATGGAGAAGTagttcatataaaaaatgagTTCCTTGGTATAAAGGAAGGAAGAATTGGTCCTAAATTTGGTTTTGATCGAAACACTATTACTATGGCTGCTTTTATAAAGAAAGTTTACGATGAAGCTGGTATTCCACCTTCTGTTGTGGAATATGTGGAAGGCTTTGGATCAG CTGATCCAGAAGCTGATAAAAGCGAGTTGGAAGCTCTGGCCGCAGTCTTCCCACGGGATAAAAAGGAACCATTATTATTGGGAAGTGTGACGTCGAACATAGGTTATACAGAAGCCGCGAGTGGAGTAACGGCTATAACTAAA GTATTACTAGGATACCATAAAGGGGAGTTGGCAGGAAATTTGCATCATGAGACGCCTCGTCAAGATGTACAAGCGGTGCGTGATGGACATGTGAAAGTGCTTGATGATAATTACAAGTTCAAGAGATCCTTCACAGCCATCAATGGGTTATCAACTACAGGAGTCAACTCTCATGTTGTGCTTCATGGAAATTATAAACCAAAG GATACCAATCGATACAAATCGAGCATCCCGTGGTTGGTAACAGTGTCTGCGAGAATGGACACAGCAGTTGAGAAAATGCTGGTGCAGCTGAAGACCAGACCCGTGGACCCGGAACAACTGGCACTGTTGCATAATATCCACAGCAAGGCCATATCTGGACATTTGGGCAGaggatttataattttag ATACGAATGCCGAAAACAAAACGGTCAGCTTATCAGAAAAAGCAGATTATTTCGATGACGTCAAGCGCCCCCTGGTCTTCGTGTACAGCGGCATGGGATCGCAGTGGGCCGGTATGGGTGCTCAACTCATGAAGATACCTATTTTCGCAGCAGCTATAGAACG ATGCAACCGAATACTCAAACCTAAAGGCATTGACATCGTCCACATAATAACAACTCCTGAGGAGAACATCTTCGACAATATTCTCCATTCCTTCGTTGGTATCGCCGCTGTACAGATTGGTCTAACAGACGTCCTGAAGGCTGTTGAACTAGTGCCAGACTTTATTATAG GTCACAGTGTAGGCGAACTGGGATGCGCGTACGCTGACGGATGCTTCACGGCTGAGGAGATGATCCTGGCTGCTTACTACCGAGGGCTGGTGTCCCTGCAGACGCCATTCATAAAGGGCTCCATGGCTGCAGTCGGGATTGGGTATCAGAAG ATCAAAGACATGTGCCCCCCAGAAATAGAAGTGGCCTGTCACAACGGCCGCGACTCCTGTACCATATCGGGTCCTGAAGACGCGATGAAGAAGTTTGTAGAGAAGCTAACGGCAGAGAGGATCTTCGCTAAAGAAGTGCCATGTTCTAATATCGCGTACCATTCTCGGTATATTGCGGAAGCTG GTCCAGCACTCAGGAAACACTTATCAGAAGTAATCAAGACCCCAAAAGCTCGCAGTAAAAGATGGTTGTCATCTTCTGTACCTGCCGATAAATGGAACGAACCCTCGGCCCAGTATTCATCTGCCGAGTACCACACCAACAATTTATTG AGCCCCGTACTATTTGAAGAAACCTCTCAACTGTTACCAACAAACGGGGTGATGATCGAGATCGCGCCGCACGGGTTACTCCAGGCCATTCTGAAGAGGTCCATGCCTGACAGCTGCACCCACATTGCTATGACCAAACGAGGCCACCCAGACAACGTGATCAATGTGCTTGAAGCTATTGGCAA TTTATATGTCGCTGGCTACGTCCCAAGAGTTAGTGCGCTCTATCCCAAGGTTGACTTCCCAGTTTCAACTGGCACTCCGTTTTTGTCCAACCTGGTTCATTGGATGCATAGTGAGCAATG GGGCATTTCATTGTACATGTCCgcacaaagaaacaaaatagcATCTTGTAAATTTGTGGTGTCCTATCACGACGATGATTATAGTTTTCTGCAAGGGAATGTCATTAgag GAAAGACAGTATATCCATACGCGGCGGCACTAGTCGCCGTGTGGGACACCCTGGCGATGTCCACAGGGCAGAAGAAGAAGCAGCTATCAGTACAGTTCAATGATATACATCTGTATGCACAGCCCATACTCCACGACAGAAGATATTTGAGGATCCATGTCAATTTGCACCGGGGTACTGGAATGTTTGAA gTTCTTGATGGAGATTCATTAGTTGCAACTGGATACATAGTAAGAAAAATAGTGcctgtcaaaaaaaatatcgttcaTCAAATACCGGAGTACGAAGGGAAAATGCTACAAAGCGATGAAGTTTACCATCAGCTACAAAAGAGAGACTATTCATATAG CGGAGAATTCCTTAGCATCCATGACATGAGTGAAAATTGCAACAAAGCACATTTGCTATGGTCTAACAATTGGACTACCTTTATTGATGGGTTGCTACAGCTGTACACTTTACACCGTAAAACTGATGGAGTATCTGAGCCACATCTTATCAGAAGTATGAGTATAGATGTGAAGGAGCATTTTAGGAACATATTGCATGCAGATAAGACAACGGTTTTGGAAGCAGATTTTGTCCCAGAACATGATTTAATGTg ttgTGGTGGAATAATGTTAGAGAGTGTGGTATTCCGTGATTTCTCACCGGTTGTGAAAGAAATTGCACTTAAATCTCTAAAATTTGTCCCTCGCCATCGATTCGGCGAGAgtgat tTAGCAGAAACTTTACAAGTGTATCTACAAATcattatagaaaatataaataaaagcgaTCTAAACATTGTTGACACTATTTATGAATCTGATTCTGATGCCGCCAATGAAATTAAGCGCATATTAAATAGTGACACTAAGtcaaaattaacatataaaCAAGCAAATATGGAAATGATCAAAACATTAGATAATGTTGATGTTCTAATAACTAAAAACTTGTCTAAAGATGAAAAA CTGACAGGAATACTCCACGAAACAATACCAaggaatacatttattatcaATATGGAAGATTCAGACAATACAAAATTACGCCCATCCAATCTTTACCGAGTGGTTTCGACTTCTAATCACAAGAAAATTAGAATTGAGCTCGCGAAATGGCGGCCTTTAGTTCCTACAACTGGAATTATTACCATCACTGTAAGAAACCATTCCGATCTATCTCTGCTATCAACTTCAAGAGCTAATCTCCCATTGGGGCataaattagttattttaacGTCATATCCTCAAATTCCTGGACTTAAAGATCTAGTAGCAGCATGGCGGAATGACACAGAACGGAATCAAATTTATCTGATAGCCATGAGCCAGGATGCAGAAAGTCAATGCTTGACCCAACTCCCTGATTTAGATTTGGCATTCAACGTATTgaataat gGCACTTGGGGTGgagaattttatttaccatatattgaaaaattgtcAACGGAGAGTGTTGCGAAATTGCAAAGCTTGCGATTAGGAGACATGGAATCTTTGAGATGGGTTGAACAACCTGCATTGAAGGGCTCCGGTATTCCAGCCACG GTCCATTACTGCAGTTTCAACCACCGTGACGTAAAACAAGCTATGGGGGTGTCGAAATATGACGAGGACAATGTTAGATCATACGCAATGGAGTTCAGCGGAGTGACTGACAG CGGTGAACGTGTAATGGGATTAATACCAAAAGGAGCCGCCAGTTCCCGAGTGCTAGCGATCCCTGAGCTGCTGTGGCCGGTACCAGATCACTGGAGTCTTGAGGATGCTGTTACTGTTCCACTGGCATATGCCCAGGCTATCCACTGCTTA TTCATCAAAGGGGCTTTAGTAGACATAGAGAACATATTCGTGCACTCTGGCGCTGGAGGCCTGGGGCAGGCTGTTATAAACCTCGCCCTGGCTCGCGGCAGCAGAGTGCTTACATCAGTTGGTAGCATTGAGAAGAAACAGTTCCTTCTGAGACTGTTTCCAATGTTGGATG AGAACGATATTGGAAATTCAAGGGACCACACATTCGCGGACATGGTCTTAACGCGCACTAAAGGAAAGCGTTGTGCTATGGCTTTTAATACAGTTGAAGGTGCacttaaaaat AGCACCCTTCACGTCACCGGTCATAATGGTATCACCTTCGATTTCTCCCAAATATCTAATGCGGAACACTATAATTTCGGGATGTATAACTTAATTGAAGATAGAGCGTACATTATTATGGATGCATCTACTCTATTTTCGAAAATGGATGTTatgaaa AGAATCCAGAAACTATTGGCCGAAGGTGTGGCTCAGGGTTATGTGGTGCCGCTGACTCGCATCGTATTCCCTCCGAACGAAGCGACTCGGGCGCTCAAACTCCTGGCATCTGGGAACCATAGGGGCAGGGTTGTGTTGAAACTACACGATTTTGATATACGAGGACAACCCAG aatcgTTTGCTGCCCTGAATATTGTCACCTTGTCATAACAGATGATTATGACTATTCACGCCATTGGGTGAAAAGGCTGGTAGATCGTGGtgctaaaaaaataagagtaCATTCTTTGACAGCAAATAGTAATATACTAACCGAAGTAAC aacATGGAAAAATCAAGATGTGGATATAGGAATTACTTCTGATGGAGATTTGAATAATATCAAAGGAGTGCTTGGTTTGCTAAATCATTGCGTTAGAGCTGGTCCGATTGAGGGTATTTATATCATTGACGGGAATAGCAAGTTCAGCCAGAAGATGGTGGATAACTTGGACATTGTTGCAAGGAAATCATGTCCTGCACTTAA GTATTTCGCCATTGTGGGTGACAATAAGTTATTGGGACAAACAATGTGCAAATCCAGAGCTAAGGATGGATTGCCGGCCAACAAacttattatacctataaagAATAAG CTTAGCAGTTCTCATTTGGATGCAATGGAACAAGCTATTCGCTCAAAAGAACCAGTACTAATTGCAAATTGTCGAGACAATAAGGAGTTTTGTCTGCTACAACAGATAGCTTCTATAGCTG AAATAGAAATTCCTGCTAATGTCGATGGCAGTACCACTCTAGAAGCTCTAGGCATTAATGACGAGAAGTTGAAATCATTATATACATTTCTGAGGGACAGTTACAGTTTTTGTTACAGTGACGACAAGTTAAAATCTCTGACAATTGATCG gatCAAATATTTAGAGTCGATGATTACTGAATCAGAATTTCAAGAAGTGGAGGGTTTGAAGAACTACTTCCTCTACGTTGATTCGGACGAGCTCTTGGCTACAACTGAAATGGTGTTTTTGCCTACTATGGGCAGTAATTCTACTATG AGAGCTGACGAATTCGACCTGACCCAGACATACTTATGCATGGTGCCAGGTCTCGAAGGTCACAACCAGCGTTTCAAGATGCTATGTGAGAGGCTGAAGCTACCAGCTCTCGTGCTGCAACCAGGCCTGGACAATCTTCAGGAGACGATACCTGAAATAGCTAGGAGATACGCTGAG ACCTTGCTTAAGAAAACGGAACTGAAATCTTTCTTCTATTTATTGGGCTACGAGTGCGGTGTACTCATTGCTTTGGAGATGGCCGCCATTTTGGAACAACATG gCCTCACTGGTACGGTCTACTGTATCGGTGCTTCCCCAGAAGATTTCAAACAGACGCTagagaaaaatttaaacaattacaaaacaaaagaagatCTTCAAGATGCAGTAGCACAGCACATGTTCACGATTATGGGAGGAGACATCAAACAGCTTAAAGATTTAAAGAACTATCGTACTTGGGATGAAAAGGTTCAAGCCGCTGTGAGAACACTAGTTGGTCAGGTTCCACATTCCGCTCAATATGCTCACGCGTTGATAAAAGCAGCATACTCCAGAATTCTTCAGGTCAAGAATTATAAGCCAAAGCCGTTCAGCCTACGTTCGCAAATCGTGCTGATGCGCGCTTTCGAACAACAAGGAAATTTACAGATGTATTCCAAACGACCAGTGATCGTTTACGATTTGAAAGCAAAAATGGTGAACGCTGCTTATGATTTGCAATGTTCTAACATCATCAATAGACATTTAGATAAAAAGCTAATTGAAGAATTCAATGAGAAGAATATTTGTGACAGTTATCTCACGAATGGTGATACTTATATGGTTATCaactaa
- the LOC106132010 gene encoding uncharacterized protein LOC106132010 produces the protein MFDTEKLIFEVEQRPCLWNLSEKSYSDKFLKQKAWQEVAENCFEEWNNLSNEDKEKKIHFLQKKWKTVRDYYTREKKKENEERSGSAAKKKKPCPYFDLLQFLKVTKQSRNSFSNVTSPENTDNDNDDSNITGNNDDEDPDEQSRSTEADSPLYQPSTSQPASMQKPVYENQPSTSKQTVPSQPETSVSRTKNKKQTLTLFQESLLKKFDNDDDKDPNRLFLLSFLPEMSKMTEKQNFEFRMELMKALNKVKYQIPEQHTQSNWPHFSSPFSDSHSSNQYYPTPVNRGYTTQANEYHSNEINEYDET, from the exons ATGTTCGACACggaaaaattgatttttgaaGTGGAACAACGGCCATGTTTATGGAATTTGTCAGAAAAGTCATACAGTGACAAGTTTTTGAAACAGAAAGCATGGCAAGAGGTCGCTGAGAATTGTTTTGAAGAATGGAACAACTTGAGCAACGAAgacaaagaaaagaaaa TACATTTTCtgcaaaaaaaatggaaaaccGTAAGAGATTATTACAcgcgtgaaaaaaaaaaagaaaatgaagaaagAAGTGGTAGCGCAGCAAAGAAGAAGAAACCATGCCcgtattttgatttattgcagtttttaaaagttacCAAACAGTCAAGGAACTCATTTTCAAATGTAACTTCTCCTGAAAACACTGATAATGATAACGATGACAGTAATATAACTGGCAACAACGACGATGAAGATCCTGATGAACAATCCAGATCCACAGAAGCAGACTCACCACTGTATCAACCGTCTACCAGCCAGCCAGCGTCAATGCAAAAACCTGTATACGAAAACCAGCCATCGACGTCAAAGCAGACAGTGCCATCGCAACCCGAGACATCTGTATCccgaacaaaaaataaaaaacaaacactgACACTGTTTCAAGAATCTCTTCTCAAAAAGTttgataatgatgatgataaggatcctaatcgattatttttattgtcttttttgCCGGAGATGTCCAAAATGACAGAAAAACAGAATTTCGAATTTCGCATGGAACTTATGAAAGCATTAAATAAAGTCAAGTACCAAATTCCAGAACAGCACACACAATCAAATTGGCCTCATTTTTCATCACCCTTTTCCGATTCCCACAGCAGTAATCAATACTACCCGACACCAGTAAATAGAGGATACACAACACAGGCAAATGAATATCActctaatgaaataaatgaatatgatGAAACATAG